From one Thermatribacter velox genomic stretch:
- a CDS encoding sugar ABC transporter substrate-binding protein, translating to MAKKGVILIGLFLVISILLGIGLGVVSAQEGKKLVFGYIAYSRKDVWNNYSILAFEYAAKKKGIDTIVLDPEGNLEKAVAAMEDLIARKVDGISVFTMTPELDVTLYEMAKGAGIPITFENSLPADTSLDYISCVACQYDDIGYAAGKFISENYPGSKLFYVMGAPGMGITELYEQGLHRALEEYGTVELVGTQPTDWGAEQAMNVTQNAIQSGLEFDVIFVNNEQMATGVINALKDAGLFGKVKIVATGGGPHGLEMIAKGEIDATMSAPVSLQGLLTFKNLYQYVVKGVKPPKFIPLPIIPITKENLAEAIPWEVTDETYERAVAYIGGLD from the coding sequence ATGGCAAAAAAAGGGGTAATTTTGATAGGGTTATTTTTGGTGATATCAATCCTTTTGGGGATAGGATTAGGAGTTGTGTCTGCCCAGGAAGGAAAAAAGCTGGTATTTGGTTACATTGCTTATAGCCGAAAAGATGTTTGGAATAACTATTCCATTCTCGCTTTTGAGTATGCTGCTAAGAAAAAGGGTATTGACACAATTGTCCTTGATCCAGAAGGCAATTTAGAAAAAGCTGTGGCGGCAATGGAAGATCTTATTGCCAGAAAAGTGGATGGCATTTCTGTTTTTACCATGACCCCGGAACTGGACGTAACTCTTTACGAAATGGCAAAAGGCGCTGGTATTCCTATAACCTTCGAAAATTCCCTTCCTGCTGACACCTCGTTGGATTATATTTCTTGTGTAGCCTGTCAGTATGATGATATTGGCTATGCAGCAGGGAAATTTATCAGTGAAAATTATCCGGGCAGTAAACTCTTTTATGTCATGGGTGCGCCGGGAATGGGCATTACTGAACTCTACGAGCAGGGTCTCCACAGGGCTCTCGAGGAGTATGGGACGGTAGAGTTGGTTGGTACGCAGCCCACCGACTGGGGTGCTGAACAAGCCATGAATGTTACTCAAAACGCTATTCAGTCTGGTTTAGAATTCGATGTAATTTTTGTCAATAACGAACAAATGGCCACAGGGGTTATTAATGCTCTAAAGGATGCAGGATTGTTTGGAAAAGTAAAAATTGTGGCTACTGGAGGTGGGCCACATGGTTTGGAAATGATTGCCAAAGGGGAAATTGACGCGACTATGAGTGCTCCTGTCTCTCTGCAGGGACTTCTGACTTTCAAAAATCTTTATCAGTACGTGGTTAAAGGCGTGAAACCACCGAAGTTTATTCCTTTACCTATCATTCCTATTACAAAGGAGAATCTGGCAGAAGCTATTCCTTGGGAAGTAACAGACGAAACCTATGAAAGAGCGGTAGCCTATATTGGTGGTTTAGATTAG
- a CDS encoding sugar phosphate isomerase/epimerase family protein yields MFSFLAVSTNTYHGFSLSEALSGIARAGFKFVELACVKGWTNHFDLESYSKEDLEGLKKELNSFGLQVISLSAHSDLASSDGVAYLQKTLHFAHLMGAKVVNTGTIENEKDTEAFLNNIQVLAKDAEAVGVQIGLEIHGDFFKSGEVAREIVREIGSPFVGINYDTGNAIFYGNVRPEEDIALCFPWLVHIHLKDKRGGYKVWDFPALGRGEVNFGKILGSLPPEKHSIPLSVEIEFDGKFDHPKEFVDQAVQESFTYLMRLQELFGSS; encoded by the coding sequence GTGTTCTCCTTTCTCGCGGTTTCAACCAATACTTATCACGGTTTTTCTCTTTCGGAGGCCCTTTCTGGTATTGCTCGTGCCGGCTTTAAATTTGTGGAATTGGCCTGTGTAAAAGGATGGACCAACCATTTTGATTTGGAATCGTACTCTAAGGAAGATCTGGAGGGCCTTAAAAAAGAACTCAACTCTTTTGGATTGCAGGTAATAAGCTTGAGTGCTCATTCTGACCTCGCCTCAAGTGATGGAGTTGCATATCTCCAGAAAACCCTTCACTTTGCACATTTGATGGGGGCAAAAGTAGTAAATACTGGAACGATAGAAAACGAGAAAGATACGGAAGCTTTTCTAAACAACATTCAGGTTTTAGCTAAGGATGCTGAGGCGGTGGGAGTTCAGATTGGGCTCGAGATTCACGGAGATTTTTTTAAAAGTGGCGAGGTAGCCCGGGAGATTGTTCGTGAGATAGGTTCTCCTTTTGTGGGGATCAACTACGATACTGGTAACGCAATTTTTTACGGCAATGTTCGTCCTGAGGAAGATATCGCTTTATGTTTTCCCTGGTTAGTTCATATTCATCTTAAGGACAAAAGAGGAGGTTATAAAGTGTGGGATTTCCCCGCTTTGGGGAGGGGAGAAGTAAATTTTGGCAAAATCCTTGGTTCACTTCCGCCTGAAAAGCACTCCATTCCTCTTAGTGTAGAAATTGAGTTTGATGGAAAATTTGACCACCCGAAGGAATTCGTTGACCAAGCAGTTCAGGAATCATTTACTTATCTAATGCGACTCCAGGAATTGTTTGGAAGTTCTTAA
- a CDS encoding ROK family transcriptional regulator, protein MYTFTASRINEVHKKLVFRLVWKNKSLSRTQIGSFFGFSKSTVSQIVKELIAENLLIESGRAKSSVGKKPVLLSINPDGPRLIGSLVKDSGEIAAALISLNGSILHKESCTARDASPNQVAREVVHLIQKVLQNFPQENILGIGIGVPGIVHHKQGTIEYSAHFSWKNLPFLEMVKEYLLKNVPVVIDNRTIAATLGEMWFGLAQENKNFVCINCGEALGMGIVIEERVYRGAEDGAGEVGHIVLDNSQESCFCGKKGCLETSIALPKIMEKLNGKNYYDTETAVQILTEKRKESKVKKSLEDAFLRLGDLAAVVVNILAPEKVVFTGALTQVDPLLLLEKVKERLNERALEPLAKKVKLTISPLQRDKEVLWGAALVMEHLFNLYEFTKEDTK, encoded by the coding sequence ATGTATACCTTTACCGCCTCTCGAATAAATGAAGTGCATAAAAAACTTGTTTTCCGTCTGGTATGGAAAAACAAGAGCTTATCCCGAACCCAAATAGGCTCCTTTTTTGGATTTAGCAAATCTACTGTTTCACAAATAGTAAAAGAATTAATAGCAGAGAATCTATTGATAGAATCAGGTCGTGCAAAATCTTCTGTTGGCAAAAAACCTGTCCTTCTTTCTATAAACCCGGATGGACCACGCTTGATAGGTTCCTTGGTGAAAGACTCAGGAGAAATTGCTGCAGCTCTTATAAGCTTGAATGGTTCGATACTTCACAAAGAAAGCTGTACAGCTCGAGATGCTTCACCCAATCAAGTAGCTCGTGAAGTAGTACATTTAATCCAAAAAGTACTGCAAAACTTTCCCCAAGAAAACATTTTGGGTATAGGAATAGGGGTGCCGGGTATAGTACATCACAAACAAGGCACGATAGAGTATTCTGCTCATTTTAGCTGGAAAAATCTTCCATTCCTAGAAATGGTAAAGGAATATTTACTAAAGAATGTTCCCGTTGTCATAGATAATAGAACCATTGCTGCCACTTTGGGAGAAATGTGGTTCGGTCTAGCCCAAGAGAACAAAAATTTTGTTTGTATCAACTGTGGAGAGGCCCTAGGCATGGGCATCGTTATCGAAGAGCGGGTATACAGAGGAGCAGAAGACGGAGCAGGAGAAGTTGGACACATCGTTTTAGATAATAGTCAAGAATCATGTTTCTGCGGCAAAAAGGGTTGCTTAGAAACCTCTATAGCATTACCCAAAATTATGGAAAAACTAAACGGTAAAAATTACTATGACACAGAAACCGCTGTTCAAATATTAACTGAGAAAAGAAAGGAATCCAAGGTTAAAAAATCGTTAGAAGATGCTTTTCTGCGTCTTGGCGATCTCGCGGCGGTCGTTGTAAACATATTGGCTCCCGAGAAAGTGGTTTTTACTGGCGCCTTAACCCAAGTTGACCCTCTATTATTACTTGAAAAAGTTAAAGAGAGATTAAACGAAAGAGCTCTTGAACCTTTGGCCAAAAAAGTTAAATTAACAATAAGTCCTCTGCAAAGAGATAAAGAAGTGTTATGGGGTGCTGCCTTAGTGATGGAGCATCTTTTCAATCTCTATGAATTTACAAAGGAGGACACCAAATGA
- a CDS encoding Gfo/Idh/MocA family protein produces MRKIGFGIIGAGIWGETHAKIYASHHLSELIAVCDTVEEKARSLALKYGAKNYYTDFEKMLENSEIQAVAITTPDFAHREPFIAALKAGKHVIVEKPLATTNEDLQAMKEAYDNSDCRVMVDFHARFSPPFAIAKESIQKGELGKVISMYYRLNDIIYVPTQMLSWTSKSSVLWFLGSHTIDTLRFLIDSEVQRVYSVSRSEVLIKKNIPVADIYQSILEFENGTIATIENNWIVPNTNPHWNDIKLNILGSKGMINMDLTNNQAFERYLESKSDHPDILVMPTIHGKPMGFAHESIRDFIERLADGREFLATFEDGYRVSKVILALMDSAEERLPKEVKYD; encoded by the coding sequence ATGAGAAAAATAGGCTTTGGAATCATAGGAGCGGGGATTTGGGGAGAAACACATGCTAAGATTTATGCGTCTCATCATCTATCGGAATTAATTGCAGTCTGTGATACAGTGGAAGAAAAAGCTCGCAGTTTGGCCCTCAAGTACGGAGCTAAAAATTACTACACCGATTTTGAAAAAATGTTAGAAAATTCAGAAATACAGGCAGTAGCCATAACTACTCCTGATTTCGCACACCGCGAACCCTTTATAGCCGCTTTAAAAGCTGGAAAACATGTTATAGTAGAAAAACCCCTGGCAACCACCAACGAAGACTTACAAGCTATGAAAGAAGCTTATGATAACTCAGACTGCCGTGTCATGGTTGATTTTCATGCTCGCTTCAGTCCACCTTTCGCCATAGCCAAAGAAAGCATTCAAAAAGGTGAATTAGGAAAAGTTATTTCCATGTATTATCGATTAAACGATATCATTTATGTCCCGACCCAAATGCTCTCCTGGACGAGTAAATCCTCCGTACTCTGGTTTCTTGGAAGTCATACCATCGACACCCTCCGTTTTCTAATTGATAGTGAAGTACAAAGGGTTTATTCCGTCTCAAGGTCGGAAGTGTTGATAAAAAAGAATATTCCTGTAGCAGATATATATCAAAGTATCCTAGAATTTGAAAATGGTACCATTGCTACAATTGAGAACAATTGGATTGTCCCCAACACCAATCCTCATTGGAACGATATCAAATTAAACATACTAGGCAGCAAGGGAATGATCAACATGGACCTTACCAATAACCAAGCTTTTGAACGTTATCTCGAAAGTAAAAGTGATCACCCAGATATTTTAGTAATGCCTACGATTCATGGAAAACCTATGGGTTTCGCCCACGAAAGTATACGCGATTTTATAGAACGATTAGCCGACGGAAGAGAATTTTTGGCCACTTTTGAAGATGGTTATCGCGTCAGCAAAGTAATACTGGCCTTAATGGATTCAGCTGAAGAAAGATTACCCAAAGAAGTAAAGTATGATTAA